The sequence below is a genomic window from Mycobacteroides abscessus ATCC 19977.
CGTCGTCCCATAGCGGCTGGAACTGAAACCACCCCGCGACCGGAGTCCCGATCTGGTTGTAGACCGACACGGCCGTGTCATGGTCGATCGTTCGGGGCTCGCCTGCCGCCATGGCAAGCAGTTGAGCCTGGCAGGAGCGCTCCATTGTGATAAACCACCAGGCGGCCTCCGCCACCGAATGCCCCACCGTGAGCAATCCGTGATTCTGCAGGATCACCGCCTTGGCCGGCCCGAGCGCCGATCCGATCGCCCTGCCCTCCTCCAGATCGCCGACCACCCCGCGGTAATCGGTGTACACAGCATGGTCTTGATAGAAGGCACAGGCGTCCTGCGTGATGGGCAATAACGGCTGACCGAGTGACGAGAATGCCTTGCCATGTACCGAGTGTGCGTGCGCTGCGGCGATCACGTCAGGCCGCGCCTTATGGACCTCGGAGTGGATGCAGAACGCTGCCCTGTTCACGGGCCGGCTCCCGGTGATCACGTTGCCGTCGTGATCGACCTGAATCAGATCGGACACCGTGATGTGCCGGAAGTTCATGCCGAAAGGGTTCACCCAAAACGTGTCGGGGAATTCCGGGTCACGGACCGTGATGTGTCCGGCCACCCCTTCAGAGAAACCGAAAGTCCCGAAAATCCGGAACGCGGCCGCCAGCTCACGCAATCTGCGTTCACGCTCCTGCGTCACCGTTTCCGCCGCCGCGGGACCGAGCTGAACGCCATCGGCGGAACCGACCATGTATGCGGATAGCTCCTCGCCCGCCACGACATTTCCGGAGGTCATGCACTCACCCTTCAATACATAGTCGTATCTATCTGCCCACAACCTACGCGCACCACGT
It includes:
- a CDS encoding class II aldolase/adducin family protein, which encodes MTSGNVVAGEELSAYMVGSADGVQLGPAAAETVTQERERRLRELAAAFRIFGTFGFSEGVAGHITVRDPEFPDTFWVNPFGMNFRHITVSDLIQVDHDGNVITGSRPVNRAAFCIHSEVHKARPDVIAAAHAHSVHGKAFSSLGQPLLPITQDACAFYQDHAVYTDYRGVVGDLEEGRAIGSALGPAKAVILQNHGLLTVGHSVAEAAWWFITMERSCQAQLLAMAAGEPRTIDHDTAVSVYNQIGTPVAGWFQFQPLWDDVIRTAPEALH